In Longibacter salinarum, a single window of DNA contains:
- a CDS encoding mannose-1-phosphate guanylyltransferase, with translation MHYAVIMAGGIGSRFWPRSRQEMPKQFLNVFGDATLIQNTVARLQGLIPPERCLIVTHERYVEQTKKQLPAVPDENILAEPISRNTAPCIAYAAVKLAERDPDATMVVLPADHVIRDVKSFHSVLNVALEKAQDPGSLVTIGIEPTYPATGYGYIQYDETAESDEDRHEALPVKTFAEKPDEQTAARFLNSGDFLWNSGMFIWRADTILSELETHLPDCYSAFQPVRPAVDTDQEKQRVAEAFQDSPRISIDYGVMEQSDRVFVVPGSFGWNDVGDWKAVFEESQRRGLDDDQGNVVPDDARVIVHDSSRCLVNSDDRLVVLVGMHDTVVVDTEDAILVCDRENAQQVKNVVDYLRSHQLDEYV, from the coding sequence ATGCACTACGCCGTCATCATGGCCGGGGGAATCGGTAGCCGGTTCTGGCCTCGCAGTCGTCAGGAGATGCCGAAGCAATTTCTGAACGTCTTCGGCGACGCGACGCTGATACAAAACACGGTTGCCCGGCTCCAGGGCCTCATTCCTCCGGAGCGCTGCCTCATCGTGACCCACGAACGCTACGTGGAACAGACGAAGAAGCAGCTACCGGCCGTGCCGGATGAAAACATTCTGGCCGAGCCCATCAGTCGAAATACGGCACCGTGCATCGCATATGCGGCGGTCAAACTCGCGGAACGGGACCCCGACGCCACCATGGTCGTCCTCCCGGCCGACCACGTGATCCGCGACGTGAAAAGCTTCCACTCGGTGCTCAACGTCGCGCTGGAGAAGGCGCAGGACCCGGGATCGCTCGTCACGATTGGAATCGAGCCGACGTATCCGGCCACCGGCTACGGCTACATTCAGTACGATGAGACGGCAGAATCCGACGAGGACCGACACGAGGCCCTTCCGGTGAAAACGTTCGCCGAGAAGCCGGACGAGCAGACGGCCGCCCGCTTTCTGAACTCCGGCGACTTCCTCTGGAATAGCGGCATGTTCATCTGGCGCGCCGACACCATCCTGTCGGAGCTCGAGACGCACCTTCCGGACTGCTACTCTGCCTTTCAACCGGTGCGTCCCGCCGTCGACACCGACCAGGAAAAACAGCGCGTAGCGGAAGCCTTCCAGGATAGCCCCCGCATTTCGATCGATTACGGCGTGATGGAGCAGTCGGATCGTGTGTTCGTCGTGCCCGGATCGTTCGGGTGGAATGACGTCGGCGATTGGAAAGCCGTTTTCGAAGAAAGCCAGCGACGCGGCCTGGATGACGACCAGGGCAATGTCGTCCCTGATGATGCTCGCGTCATCGTTCACGACTCCTCGCGCTGTCTCGTCAATAGCGACGACCGGCTCGTCGTCCTCGTCGGCATGCACGACACCGTCGTTGTCGACACGGAGGACGCCATCCTCGTCTGCGACCGCGAAAATGCGCAACAGGTCAAGAACGTCGTGGACTATCTCCGCTCGCACCAGCTTGACGAATACGTGTAG
- the hisC gene encoding histidinol-phosphate transaminase codes for MMNSTPALSSIDDVISLIRPSVRNEHAYVVGAPSHCEVKLNQNESPFDLPADLKEELAEAFTKIEANRYPDEQPTKLRNALAERDGVDPEGIIVGNGSNELTYTFGTAFIDPGTPVVMPRPMFSLYEKVARICGADLTPVAPSEDLSFDAGAIEKAVVETDAVMTVLTTPNNPTGLAMPMEEIEQIVSAANGVVVVDEAYVEFNPVGSATHLLEKYPNVVILRTLSKGMGLAGVRLGYMIARPELAHEVMKSRLPFMVDRFSEQIALSLLDREDLLAERVGLMKQATQKLIAALEEMPGVDVVPSDANFCIFRTDRDADALQADLADAGVLVRNMSGYPELPGYLRVSAGTEAENKAFLTALERSLRGADTA; via the coding sequence ATGATGAACTCTACGCCTGCGCTCTCTTCCATTGACGACGTCATTTCGCTGATCCGGCCCTCCGTTCGGAACGAGCACGCGTACGTGGTTGGTGCGCCGAGCCATTGCGAGGTTAAGCTCAACCAGAACGAGAGCCCGTTCGATCTTCCGGCGGATCTCAAGGAGGAGTTGGCGGAGGCGTTTACGAAGATTGAGGCGAACCGTTACCCGGACGAGCAGCCAACCAAGCTTCGCAACGCGTTGGCTGAACGGGACGGCGTCGATCCGGAAGGGATCATCGTTGGGAATGGCTCGAACGAGCTGACGTACACCTTCGGGACGGCATTCATCGATCCCGGCACACCGGTTGTGATGCCGCGTCCCATGTTCTCCCTCTACGAGAAGGTCGCTCGCATCTGCGGCGCCGATCTCACACCGGTCGCCCCGAGCGAGGACCTGTCGTTCGACGCAGGCGCCATCGAGAAGGCGGTTGTGGAAACGGACGCCGTGATGACGGTCCTGACCACGCCGAACAATCCGACCGGCCTCGCGATGCCGATGGAGGAGATCGAGCAGATCGTGAGTGCGGCGAACGGCGTCGTTGTCGTCGATGAGGCGTACGTGGAGTTCAACCCCGTCGGCTCAGCGACGCATCTCTTGGAGAAATATCCCAATGTTGTCATCTTGCGGACCCTTTCGAAGGGCATGGGCCTGGCCGGTGTACGCCTCGGCTACATGATCGCGCGACCGGAGCTGGCACATGAGGTTATGAAGTCCCGTCTCCCGTTTATGGTCGACCGGTTTTCGGAGCAGATTGCTCTGTCGCTCTTGGACCGGGAAGACCTCTTGGCTGAGCGAGTTGGTCTGATGAAGCAGGCGACCCAGAAATTGATCGCTGCGCTCGAGGAGATGCCCGGGGTCGATGTGGTGCCGTCGGACGCCAACTTCTGCATCTTCCGGACGGACCGTGATGCCGACGCTCTTCAGGCTGATCTGGCCGATGCGGGGGTGCTCGTTCGCAACATGAGCGGCTACCCCGAACTACCCGGTTATCTGCGGGTCAGTGCGGGTACCGAAGCGGAGAACAAGGCGTTTCTGACTGCGTTGGAACGGTCGCTTAGAGGTGCCGATACCGCTTGA
- a CDS encoding SDR family oxidoreductase, which produces MADPTKGVILITGSNRGIGLEMVRQLASSAATVIATCRRPDEADDLHELADAHTDTVDVLQLDVTDPDAISGARSMVEERYGALNLLINNAGVNGGGTADTFDHVDMETLMHTFQVNAAAPHIMTRAFASLLKAGAADGNSAVVNITSQLGSITNTKGRGTWQSYKASKAALNMLSRLEAHELRADGVVVVAMHPGWVQTDMGGSNARLTPEASVSGILDVVRSLSPDDAGRFLTHDGSELPW; this is translated from the coding sequence ATGGCGGATCCGACGAAAGGCGTCATCCTGATTACCGGTTCGAATCGGGGCATTGGGCTTGAAATGGTCCGCCAACTCGCCTCCTCGGCCGCCACCGTAATCGCCACGTGCCGACGACCCGACGAGGCAGACGATTTGCATGAGCTGGCGGACGCACACACGGATACGGTCGACGTTCTACAGCTCGATGTAACGGACCCTGACGCCATTTCTGGTGCCCGGTCGATGGTAGAAGAGCGATACGGCGCTCTCAATCTGCTCATCAATAACGCCGGTGTAAACGGCGGCGGGACGGCTGATACGTTCGATCATGTCGATATGGAAACGCTGATGCACACGTTTCAGGTCAATGCGGCTGCTCCCCACATCATGACGAGGGCGTTCGCGTCACTACTGAAGGCCGGAGCCGCGGACGGAAACAGTGCGGTGGTTAACATCACGTCGCAGCTTGGCTCGATCACCAATACGAAGGGGCGTGGCACCTGGCAGAGCTATAAAGCCAGCAAGGCGGCCCTGAACATGCTTTCGCGTCTCGAGGCGCATGAACTGCGTGCCGATGGCGTCGTGGTCGTCGCGATGCATCCGGGCTGGGTGCAGACCGACATGGGTGGATCGAACGCACGTCTGACGCCGGAAGCCTCGGTGTCGGGCATCCTGGACGTTGTGCGATCCCTCTCGCCAGATGACGCAGGACGGTTTCTAACGCACGATGGGAGCGAACTGCCGTGGTAG
- a CDS encoding bifunctional nuclease family protein, which produces MDFTRVDIIGLSTSPSSGGAYALVLGEVEGNRRLPIIIGAFEAQAIALELEKIQPPRPMTHDLLRDTFESLDVEVDEVVIDELREGTFFAKIRYTVDGDQRQLDSRPSDAVALAVRVDAPIFVAPMVLDEAGIVAEDEEGSVSSLTEGETSGAEEEMSGGTRLERMQKQLDKAVEEEDYEKAAELRDEIEKLQQEQNKN; this is translated from the coding sequence ATGGATTTTACTCGGGTTGACATCATTGGCCTTTCCACGAGTCCGTCTAGCGGCGGTGCGTACGCGCTCGTCCTCGGCGAGGTGGAAGGAAACCGCCGCCTGCCCATTATTATCGGAGCTTTTGAGGCGCAGGCGATCGCGCTGGAACTGGAGAAGATCCAGCCGCCGCGGCCGATGACGCACGACCTGTTACGCGACACGTTCGAGTCTCTGGACGTTGAGGTTGATGAGGTCGTGATTGACGAACTCCGGGAAGGGACGTTCTTCGCGAAGATCCGATATACGGTCGACGGCGACCAGCGACAGCTCGACTCGCGCCCCTCGGATGCAGTGGCACTGGCCGTTCGCGTCGACGCGCCCATCTTCGTAGCACCGATGGTGCTGGACGAAGCGGGTATCGTGGCCGAAGACGAAGAAGGAAGCGTGTCGTCCCTCACAGAAGGGGAAACGTCGGGTGCCGAGGAAGAAATGTCCGGAGGTACACGGCTCGAACGCATGCAAAAGCAGCTCGACAAGGCGGTTGAAGAAGAGGACTACGAAAAAGCCGCCGAACTTCGCGACGAGATTGAGAAGCTACAGCAGGAACAGAACAAGAATTAG
- the bshC gene encoding bacillithiol biosynthesis cysteine-adding enzyme BshC: MPTRTLPSVQRISLSSLNAFPDLFVDVAERRESALRFYDGDWKDPAARKAKADRVAAQPADRDVLADALMDHNAEWSEAGEVSDAVRKNIDRLRDPESVAVVTGQQVGLLSGPLYTIYKTITTLQLAEEMAADLDRPVVPVFWVEGEDHDFEEIAHASFFHRNELVDVDYPTELEASPDAENVGPVGRLPLDGRIDTVLGELDEILPPSDFKPEIMSALRQAYAQGTCIEDAFARLIRHLFRGTGLVLMNPDDPKLKALVRPLFRRDLTDSQSAVDAIQEASADLKSSGYHAQVHAAPTNLFLLEKDGRLPIDVDEDRGGFTLRGTGRHVSEEEMLDRLETAPEDFSPNVVLRPLMQDALLPTAAYVAGPGEVSYFAQYRGVYEWAELTMPLIHPRASVSLVESKVQSVLDAFDLSVSDLTGDVEQLFQEIVVRQMDVDVDAVFGEALAQIHGAINDLKPAVEDVDRTLVKSAEAARAAIAQEMSDLKQRVVRAEKRQHDEVRAKLSKARVNLVPEGGLQERRINVHYFLNKYSPDLLDDLRSVLSTDTSSHQVVML; encoded by the coding sequence ATGCCAACCCGCACGCTTCCGTCTGTCCAACGCATCTCTCTCTCCAGCCTGAATGCCTTTCCGGACTTGTTTGTCGATGTGGCCGAACGGCGCGAGTCGGCGCTCCGGTTCTACGATGGCGACTGGAAGGATCCGGCCGCGCGGAAGGCTAAGGCTGATCGTGTTGCCGCGCAGCCAGCCGATCGGGATGTGCTCGCGGATGCGTTGATGGACCATAACGCCGAATGGTCGGAAGCGGGAGAGGTGTCCGACGCCGTGCGGAAAAACATCGACCGGCTACGCGACCCGGAGTCGGTGGCTGTTGTCACCGGGCAGCAGGTCGGGTTGCTCTCGGGACCGTTGTACACGATCTACAAGACGATCACGACGCTTCAACTCGCGGAGGAGATGGCCGCCGACCTCGACCGGCCTGTTGTGCCGGTGTTCTGGGTGGAAGGGGAAGACCATGACTTCGAGGAGATCGCCCACGCTTCGTTTTTCCATCGAAACGAGCTCGTCGACGTTGACTATCCGACCGAGCTGGAGGCGTCGCCGGATGCGGAAAACGTTGGCCCCGTTGGGCGTCTGCCTCTTGATGGTAGAATCGATACGGTGCTGGGTGAACTCGATGAGATTCTTCCGCCGTCGGACTTCAAGCCGGAGATCATGTCGGCCTTACGACAGGCGTATGCGCAGGGCACGTGCATCGAAGATGCGTTCGCCCGGCTCATTCGCCACCTCTTCCGGGGCACCGGACTCGTGTTGATGAACCCGGATGATCCGAAGTTGAAAGCGCTCGTGCGGCCGCTTTTCCGGCGTGATCTAACCGACTCGCAAAGCGCCGTCGATGCCATCCAGGAAGCGAGCGCGGATCTGAAATCCAGTGGCTATCACGCTCAGGTCCACGCAGCGCCGACCAATCTTTTCTTGTTAGAGAAGGATGGGCGTCTCCCGATTGACGTTGATGAAGACCGTGGCGGGTTCACCCTTCGTGGGACGGGCCGGCATGTCTCGGAGGAAGAGATGCTCGATCGTCTCGAGACCGCGCCCGAGGATTTCAGTCCGAATGTCGTTCTCCGACCGCTGATGCAAGACGCTCTGCTTCCGACCGCGGCGTACGTGGCCGGTCCGGGTGAGGTGTCCTATTTTGCACAGTATCGCGGCGTGTACGAGTGGGCCGAATTGACGATGCCGCTCATTCATCCGCGTGCCAGCGTGAGTCTCGTTGAGAGCAAGGTGCAGTCCGTTCTCGATGCCTTCGACCTCTCCGTGTCCGATTTGACGGGAGATGTGGAACAGCTATTTCAGGAGATCGTCGTCCGGCAGATGGATGTCGATGTCGATGCCGTATTTGGAGAGGCGCTTGCCCAGATCCACGGCGCGATTAATGATCTGAAGCCGGCGGTGGAAGACGTGGACCGGACGCTCGTAAAATCCGCCGAGGCTGCGCGGGCAGCCATTGCACAAGAGATGAGTGACCTGAAGCAGCGGGTTGTGCGGGCCGAGAAGCGCCAGCACGATGAGGTGCGCGCAAAGTTGAGTAAGGCGCGCGTCAATCTGGTGCCGGAGGGGGGTCTCCAGGAGCGACGCATCAACGTGCATTACTTCCTGAACAAGTACAGTCCCGACCTGCTAGATGACCTCCGGAGCGTTCTTTCGACGGATACGTCGTCCCATCAGGTCGTGATGCTCTAG
- the hisD gene encoding histidinol dehydrogenase — protein sequence MIPIIDPSDRARLDAILSRDATFSDEVDQAVASILLDVRKRGDAALQELSERFDGVRPDPIRVPVEELEAASDALDPELRQILKDAEANIRQFHARQVQNSWFTDDGDGVLLGQRVVAMDRVGLYVPGGTAFYPSSLLMNAIPAQEAGVEEIHLVSPPKEGGRPHPLVLATAHLLGLEHVYGVGGAQAVGALAYGTESVASVDKIVGPGNAYVAAAKKQVFGRVDIDSVAGPSEIGILADATADPEYVAADLLSQAEHDERASAILVTPHHDLAEAVQEHVERMVPSLPRKKTIETALASYGACIVTEDMEEAIDIMNELAVEHLEIITEDDWSIMTRIRHAGAIFLGPYSSEPVGDYFAGPNHVLPTGGTARYASALSVDDFIRKQSIISYTKERLAETGPSIATLADAEDLQGHAEAIRVRLRRFAEESGDSEPESMTVSVTQSVDAKNK from the coding sequence ATGATCCCGATCATTGACCCGTCCGACCGCGCACGGCTGGACGCGATTCTTAGCCGTGATGCGACATTCAGCGATGAGGTCGACCAGGCGGTTGCATCAATTCTTCTGGATGTTAGGAAGCGAGGCGATGCAGCACTGCAAGAACTGTCCGAACGGTTTGATGGTGTCCGGCCGGATCCGATCCGCGTGCCGGTAGAAGAGCTTGAGGCCGCGTCTGATGCGCTCGACCCGGAGCTCCGCCAGATCCTCAAAGATGCAGAGGCCAACATCCGCCAGTTTCACGCGCGGCAGGTACAGAACTCCTGGTTTACCGATGACGGAGATGGAGTCCTCCTCGGCCAGCGTGTGGTTGCCATGGATCGTGTCGGGCTCTACGTGCCGGGGGGGACGGCCTTCTATCCGTCCAGCCTTTTGATGAACGCGATTCCTGCCCAGGAGGCGGGAGTCGAGGAAATCCACCTTGTGTCGCCACCGAAAGAAGGCGGCCGACCCCACCCTCTCGTGCTGGCGACGGCCCATCTTCTAGGACTGGAGCATGTCTATGGTGTGGGCGGAGCGCAGGCCGTGGGGGCGCTTGCTTACGGAACGGAAAGCGTTGCTTCCGTGGACAAGATCGTGGGACCGGGCAACGCCTACGTCGCGGCGGCCAAGAAGCAGGTGTTTGGTCGCGTGGACATCGACAGCGTGGCGGGACCGAGCGAGATCGGAATCCTCGCAGACGCCACCGCCGATCCGGAGTACGTCGCTGCTGATCTGTTGTCGCAGGCAGAGCACGACGAGCGGGCATCTGCGATTCTCGTCACGCCGCATCACGACCTGGCAGAAGCCGTGCAGGAGCACGTCGAGCGGATGGTGCCGTCGCTGCCGCGAAAGAAGACCATTGAGACGGCCCTCGCCTCGTACGGCGCCTGTATCGTAACCGAGGATATGGAGGAGGCGATCGACATCATGAACGAGCTCGCGGTCGAGCATCTTGAAATCATCACTGAGGACGACTGGAGCATCATGACGCGCATCCGCCATGCAGGTGCCATCTTTCTCGGTCCGTACTCGTCCGAGCCTGTAGGAGACTATTTCGCGGGGCCCAACCACGTCCTCCCGACGGGTGGGACGGCCCGGTACGCGTCGGCCCTCAGCGTCGACGATTTCATCCGGAAGCAGTCGATCATCTCATATACAAAAGAACGCCTCGCGGAGACGGGACCGTCCATCGCCACGCTCGCAGATGCAGAAGATCTGCAGGGGCATGCCGAGGCCATCCGTGTTCGACTCCGACGTTTTGCCGAGGAATCCGGCGATAGCGAGCCAGAATCGATGACCGTATCCGTGACGCAATCGGTTGACGCGAAAAACAAATGA
- a CDS encoding HD domain-containing protein, translating to MNLDASHSFGVQAGADPFSPLIELAIELAAEWHQGQHRKGRWRPPTFEYEEENVAVRVPVMAHLTSVASIVQRAGWPDPVVAAAYLHDILEDRNREGQYYDRSALIDAVGEEVTGYVETLTETKLGPDGSYLSWRERKEEYIQQIREGTPEAAGISLADKLHNLWTMNQSLDLGINIFADSKGRKGLSAGPERQLWFYSAVLEATREHEDPRLPPMRERLQYELDRFKEFTAR from the coding sequence ATGAATCTTGACGCGTCCCATTCTTTCGGCGTGCAGGCCGGAGCCGACCCATTTTCGCCGCTGATCGAGCTGGCTATCGAACTGGCTGCCGAGTGGCATCAGGGGCAGCACCGGAAAGGGCGTTGGCGGCCTCCGACGTTCGAGTACGAGGAGGAAAATGTTGCCGTCCGCGTGCCTGTGATGGCGCACCTTACGTCCGTCGCATCCATCGTGCAGCGAGCGGGGTGGCCCGATCCTGTGGTTGCCGCGGCCTATCTCCACGACATTCTCGAAGACAGGAATCGGGAGGGACAGTACTACGATCGCTCAGCGTTGATCGATGCCGTCGGGGAAGAAGTGACGGGATATGTCGAAACGCTGACAGAGACCAAGCTTGGACCGGACGGTTCGTACCTGTCGTGGAGGGAGCGGAAGGAGGAGTACATCCAGCAAATCCGTGAGGGCACGCCGGAGGCCGCGGGGATCAGTCTGGCGGACAAACTCCACAATCTGTGGACGATGAACCAGAGCCTGGATTTGGGCATCAACATCTTCGCGGACTCAAAGGGACGCAAGGGGCTGAGTGCAGGACCGGAACGACAGCTCTGGTTTTACTCGGCCGTTCTAGAGGCCACACGAGAGCACGAGGATCCTCGTCTTCCTCCGATGCGCGAGCGACTGCAGTACGAGCTCGACCGCTTTAAGGAATTCACGGCTAGGTGA